The genomic region CCGCTTGGCGATGGCGTCGACGGTGCCGTACGCGACCACCGCGTCGACCAGCCGGTCGCTGCCCGGCCTGGCGATGTCCTCGTCGGTGAACCCTAACCGCTTCCAGTTGTTCAGGTAGTTCTGCAGGCCCAGATACATGTCGAGCGCCTTGCGGCCGACCGCGCGGGCCCTCTCCGCGTCGGTGGTCAGCACCACCTTGTGCTCGGGGGCGATGAACGCGTCCGGGCCGAGCAGCTCACGCGCCGACGCGGTGTGCTCCGGCGTCGTCAGGTACGGGTGCGGGCCCGCGGCCCGGCGCGCCGACAGCTTGAGCACCCGCGGCCCCAGCGCGGCCACCACCCGGCGGTCCTGCGGCACGCCGTGCTCGTCGAGCTTGTCCAGATAGGCCTGCAGCGCGTCGTACGGCTTCTGGTACTCGGTCTGCGACTCGGGATGGCCGACGCCGATGCCGAGCAGGAACCGGCCGGGATAGGCCCTCTCGATGCGGTGGTAGGACTCGGCGACCGCGGCGGCGTCGGCGGTCCAGATGTTGACAATGCCCGTCGCGAGCTTGAGCTCACGGGTCGCCTCCAGAATCGGCTCCACCCACGGCAGCTCCGCGGGCGGCGATCCGCCCGCCCAGATCGCGCCGTAACCGAGCTCCTCGATCGCGCGCAGCGAGGCGGCCGGCAGCTGCTGCCACATCGTGTAGTGGCCGAACACGCCGTAGGGGCCGAACGCAGGTTTGGTCATGGCTCCTCCAACTTCGGGTGTGCCCGCCGCTATTTCGTTCTATTCAGCCTGAGTCTTAATCCCCGCCGGCGGCGTCGCCGGAGCCGGCGCCACCAGCGGCAGGAAGATCTGGAACCGGGTGTCGCCGGGTCGCGAGTCCACCCGGATGTCGCCCTGATGCTTCTCGACGACGATGCGCCGCGCCAGATCCAGGCCGAGCCCGGTGCCCTGGCCGAACGGCTTGGTGGTGAAGAACGGGGTGAAGATCCGGTCGATGACGTCCTCGGGGATGCCGGGGCCGTCGTCGCGGATCTCCACACCGATCATGTTCTCGTTCTTGCGCCAGGTGCGGATCGTCAGCGTGCCGCGGCCATTCATCGCCTGGATCGCGTTGTCGATGATGTTGGTCCAGACCTCGTTGAGTTCGCCTGGGTAGCACAGCAGTTCGGGCAGCGAGGTGTCCTTCTCCCACACCACCTTGACCGGTTTGTCCTTGCCCACCTTGTCGCCGAAGATCGTCTTGATCGTGCTGCGGATCAGCTCGTGGACGTTGGCGGCCTCGTACTCGCTGCGGTCCATCTGCGAGTACTGCTTGGCGCCGGCCAGCAGCGCCGAGATCCGCTTGCTGGCGTCGGCGATCTCGTTGAGCCGCAGCTCGGTGTCGATCGTGTACTTCAGCCAGCCCAGCGCGCTCTGCAGCGTCGCCGAGCAGTCCACGTCGCCGATCGAGGCCTCCACCCGGCTCAGCCAGTCGATGTCCAGGCCGGCCTCGACGAACGTCGGCGCGTAGTCCCAGGCGCCGATGATGCTGCGCTGCTCCAGCCAGTCGCCGATCTGCTCCTCGCGGTCGGACAGCTCCAGCGCGGTCAGCTCCTGCGTCTTGGACTTGGCGACCTGCTCGGCCACCTCCTCCTGGATGCTGACCAGCACGCGCAGCGCCTCGCGGGTCAACTTGCCGTCGGCCAGCATCTTCATCTTGTAGCGCATCTTGCTGACGCCCTCGCGCAGATCGGCGACGGCGCGGGCGGCCGCGGCCGCCGGGTTGTTCAGCTGGTGCGTGAGCCCGGCGGTGATGGTGCCCAGGGCCAACAGCTTGTCGCGCTGGTCGAGGATCTGGCGCTGCCTGCGCCCGCCGACGCGGTGGCCCTCCAGCAGGTGCACCGCCATCGGGAACTCGCTCTGCATGAACCGGGCGAACGCGTCGGCGTCGAGCACGAAGAACCGCGACGGCCGGGTGACCCGCACCGATGCCTCGTACACGTGCTCCTCGCCGGGCACGTACGCCGACCACGCGCCGCAGTACACGCCGCGCTGGGAGGTGCGGTTGGTCTCGATGTCGACGCCGCCGGAGCGCTTCGACATCACCAACTCCCCGTCGAGCAGCACGTAGAAACACGTCGCCGGGTCACCCTCGGTGCACACCGGGCCCGGCTCGAACACCCTGATATGGCCGTTGTCGCACAGCACCTGCAGTTGCCGGTCGTCGAGGGCCTCGAACAGGAACAGCGTCCGCAGTTCGTCAGGCAGGCACTTATTGCCCATGGCCTTCTCTCCTAAGCTTCCGCCAGGTAGCGGTGTACGAACATCACGGCCATCGACCCGTCGCCGACGGCGGCGGCCACGCGCTTCGCCGATTCGGAGCGCACGTCTCCTGCAACAAACACACCCGGCACGCTTGTTTCCAGGTGGTACGGCGGGCGATCCAGGGTCCAGCCGGCGACCTTGGTGACGTCGGGTCCGGCCAGGATGAACCCGTAGTCGTCCTTGGCGACGATGTCGAGCCAGTCGGTGCGCGGTTCGGCGCCGATGAAGCAGCACATCCGGTTGCAGGGCACCTTCTCCTGCTCCCCGGACTGCCGGTTGAGCAGCACCAGCCCGGTGAGGTGGTCGCCGTCGCCGGTGGTGTCGACGACCTCGGTGCAGGTGCGCACGTGGATCCGCGGGTGGTTCTCGATGCGCTCGACCAGGTAGTGCGACATCGACGCCGCCAGCGACGGGCCGCGCACCAGCAGGGTCACGCTGGCCGCCTTCTTGGCCATGTGCAGGGCGGCCTGACCCGCCGAGTTGGCGCCGCCGACGATGTAGACGTCCTCGCCGGCGCACTCGTTCTCGTCGGCCACCGAGGCGCCGTAGTAGACGCCGCGGCCCACGTAGTTACAGGCGCCGGGGGAGGGGTCGTCCCAGCAGCCGCGCACCCCGCGCAGCTGGCGGTACTCGACGCCGGTGGCGACGATGACGGAACGGGCGGCGATCGACTCGCCGCCCTCGAACTCGATGGTCTTGGTCGCCCCGACCTCGTCGGCGCGTAGCCGGGCGGCGCGGCGGGTGGTGATCACCTCGGCGCCGAACCGTTCGGCCTGCAACCGCGCCGCCAGGGTCAGCTCCGCACCCGAGACACCCTTCGGGAAGCCGAGGTAGTTCTCGATGCGGGAACTGCGGCCGGCCTGCCCGCCGGTGGTGGCGGCCTCGATCAGCACGGTCTTGAGGCCCTCCGACGCGCCGTACACCGCGGCGGCCAGCCCGGCCGGGCCGCCGCCGATCACCGCGAGGTCGTAGAGGTCCAGCGCCGGGTTGGTCGACAGCCCGAGCATCGCGGCCAGGTCGGCGTCGTTGGGCTGCACCAGCGTCTCGCCGCCCTCGGTGATCACCACCGGCAGCGAGAACTCGTCGAGGCCGGCGGCGTCGAGCAGCTGGCGGCCCTTGGGGTCGTCGGCCATGAACGACCGGAACGGATGCTGGTTGCGGGCCAGGAACTGGCGCACCTCCCAGGACCGCTCGCTGTAGCGGTGCCCGATGACCTTGGTGTGCGGGATCGCGCGGTCCCCGGTCTCGCGCCAGGCCTCGATCAGCGCGTCGAGCACCGGGTACAGCTTCTCCTCCGGCGGGTCCCACGGCTTGAGCAGGTAGTGGTCCAGGTCGACGACGTTGATGGCGTCGATCGCGGCGTTGGTGTCGGCGTAGGCGGTCAGCAGCACCCGGCGCGCCATCGGGAAGACGTCCATCGCCGCCTCGAGAAACTCGATGCCGCTCATCTGCGGCATCCGGTAGTCGGCGACGAACACCGCGACGGTCTCGCCGCGCAGCTTGAGCTGGTTGACGGTCTGCAGCGCGTCGAGGCCGTTCTCGGCGCGCACGATGCGGAAGTCCTCGCCGTAGTGTCGCCGCAGGTCACGGGCGACCGCGCGGGACACCGCGGGATCGTCGTCGACGCTGAGGATGACAGGTTTACGGGACAGTGGGGGCGTGGGGCCGGTCATCGCTATCCAGTATGCGCTGCGCGACCGCCCCCAGCCGATTCGTTTTGCGTCCTTTTCCTGGGGCGGCGGGGTGCTGAGGGTCGCCCCGGCGGCCGATGTGAGACGATTCGAGGGCCCCGACCGCGGGGTTGGCCGCACGAATTTTGGAGCCTGGCGCAGAGGCGGGTATCGTAGTACGGCGGTGCGCCTGCGTGCGCCGGCTTTTGCGTGCAGTTGGGTTCGTCTGGAATTCCCGGACAGATTCTCACGTTACTCAATAGTCGGGGCGCAGGCTGTGCCGAGCACGGGCGTTAGCGCAGTACACAGATACGAAACCGACAGAAGATACGAAACCCCAGACGACAGGATCGCCAACGAGTATGGCCAAGAAAGACGGTGCCATCGAGGTTGAGGGCCGCGTGATCGAGCCCCTGCCCAATGCGATGTTCCGCATTGAGCTGGAAAACGGTCACAAGGTGCTCGCCCACATCAGCGGCAAGATGCGGCAGCACTACATCCGCATCCTGCCCGAGGACCGCGTCGTGGTGGAGCTCTCTCCCTACGACCTGTCCCGCGGCCGCATTGTGTATCGCTACAAGTAAGCCCGCGCGCCCACCAGACACATCGAAACCAAAGGATCGAAACTGCCGTGAAGGTCAACCCGAGCGTCAAGCCCATTTGCGATAAGTGCAGGGTGATCCGCCGGCATGGTCGGGTCATGGTGATCTGCCAGGATCCGCGCCACAAGCAGCGGCAGGGTTAGTCAACCCCGCCCGCACAACTGAATGATGAAATCCCAGCGCCACTGAGCGGATACGCCGCTCGACCAC from Mycolicibacterium phlei harbors:
- a CDS encoding LLM class F420-dependent oxidoreductase translates to MTKPAFGPYGVFGHYTMWQQLPAASLRAIEELGYGAIWAGGSPPAELPWVEPILEATRELKLATGIVNIWTADAAAVAESYHRIERAYPGRFLLGIGVGHPESQTEYQKPYDALQAYLDKLDEHGVPQDRRVVAALGPRVLKLSARRAAGPHPYLTTPEHTASARELLGPDAFIAPEHKVVLTTDAERARAVGRKALDMYLGLQNYLNNWKRLGFTDEDIARPGSDRLVDAVVAYGTVDAIAKRLGEHRDAGADHVPVQVLTSPDKLVDALRELAGPLGLSKGSA
- a CDS encoding ATP-binding protein; this encodes MGNKCLPDELRTLFLFEALDDRQLQVLCDNGHIRVFEPGPVCTEGDPATCFYVLLDGELVMSKRSGGVDIETNRTSQRGVYCGAWSAYVPGEEHVYEASVRVTRPSRFFVLDADAFARFMQSEFPMAVHLLEGHRVGGRRQRQILDQRDKLLALGTITAGLTHQLNNPAAAAARAVADLREGVSKMRYKMKMLADGKLTREALRVLVSIQEEVAEQVAKSKTQELTALELSDREEQIGDWLEQRSIIGAWDYAPTFVEAGLDIDWLSRVEASIGDVDCSATLQSALGWLKYTIDTELRLNEIADASKRISALLAGAKQYSQMDRSEYEAANVHELIRSTIKTIFGDKVGKDKPVKVVWEKDTSLPELLCYPGELNEVWTNIIDNAIQAMNGRGTLTIRTWRKNENMIGVEIRDDGPGIPEDVIDRIFTPFFTTKPFGQGTGLGLDLARRIVVEKHQGDIRVDSRPGDTRFQIFLPLVAPAPATPPAGIKTQAE
- a CDS encoding FAD-dependent oxidoreductase, producing the protein MTGPTPPLSRKPVILSVDDDPAVSRAVARDLRRHYGEDFRIVRAENGLDALQTVNQLKLRGETVAVFVADYRMPQMSGIEFLEAAMDVFPMARRVLLTAYADTNAAIDAINVVDLDHYLLKPWDPPEEKLYPVLDALIEAWRETGDRAIPHTKVIGHRYSERSWEVRQFLARNQHPFRSFMADDPKGRQLLDAAGLDEFSLPVVITEGGETLVQPNDADLAAMLGLSTNPALDLYDLAVIGGGPAGLAAAVYGASEGLKTVLIEAATTGGQAGRSSRIENYLGFPKGVSGAELTLAARLQAERFGAEVITTRRAARLRADEVGATKTIEFEGGESIAARSVIVATGVEYRQLRGVRGCWDDPSPGACNYVGRGVYYGASVADENECAGEDVYIVGGANSAGQAALHMAKKAASVTLLVRGPSLAASMSHYLVERIENHPRIHVRTCTEVVDTTGDGDHLTGLVLLNRQSGEQEKVPCNRMCCFIGAEPRTDWLDIVAKDDYGFILAGPDVTKVAGWTLDRPPYHLETSVPGVFVAGDVRSESAKRVAAAVGDGSMAVMFVHRYLAEA
- the infA gene encoding translation initiation factor IF-1, whose translation is MAKKDGAIEVEGRVIEPLPNAMFRIELENGHKVLAHISGKMRQHYIRILPEDRVVVELSPYDLSRGRIVYRYK
- the rpmJ gene encoding 50S ribosomal protein L36, translated to MKVNPSVKPICDKCRVIRRHGRVMVICQDPRHKQRQG